From Dendropsophus ebraccatus isolate aDenEbr1 chromosome 10, aDenEbr1.pat, whole genome shotgun sequence:
aataataataataataataatttatatagcaCCGACATATTCcagagcactttacaattctgggggtatatACATGAACAaaaatacacagacatacacatgtagccatcaagtcaaacatgaggagtgagggccctggtCGCTAGAGCTTACAGCCTAAGAGATAAGAGGGTTGGAAACAAAAGTCAGAGGGGCAGAAGTCCTTAATTTCCCACCATCTTTTATAAATAGGGTAATGCAGGTAACACGGTGGTTGAACCGTTCACTAACCAAGTCCTGTATGTACAAGTCTaagtgcttggggggggggggaagagggggaggctgagctgctattgtctttgtTACCTATTGGTCTTGCTTCTGGctgtaatactgtacagatcacttttaaAGCATCATCACAGATGCAACAGGAAATCTGTACTTAGTTGCAAGTTTTGTGTCTGGAATGAAAGCTGAAATATTTCCAGAAAGTTTTATACTATAGAAATTAAAATATGAAATttggaaggatttttttttttttttttttttaaatatgtatgACAGAAAAACTTGATTTGAACGATAGATCCTATCCTTTTAATATATAAAAGCATAAAATACATCTATTGCccaaagtccctgctcctgtaaaatTTCCCTGAAACAAGTCATAAAATTGAAATGCAAAATCATTTAGAATTCATTTGCTCAATTCTTCATAATTAATAATTCTTCataatttcccccctcccccccaaaaaaataaataaattaaaattaaattaaatataaataaataaacaaattaagcTTTAAAGAATTAATTTACTTTATGGCTTTTTGAAGCAGTTACCTGGGCACCACCAGGTGAGTTGAATCCCATCCAAAAAGTATGATTTCTATCCTTCTTCATTTGGAGACAAATAGTTGGGATGGCCATCGGGGTTGACATGGAGGTTGAGTAGCCAGTTAGGAGCATACCATGCTAGTTGCAGATGGTGATTTGTTACTAATAAAGTTGTGGCTGTTTGGCACATTTTTTAGATGCTCTCGGAGTATAAGTCTCTGTTCCCactatgtctttttttggccagatAGCGGCCATCTTTTAGGACTGCcatcattttaaggctatatatttatatttatatttataatggcGGTTATATAAAAATGACAGCTGTTGTAGAAATAATGTCCATTACTATGACACATTATGACTTAGACGTAagtttaaagtagaattgtcttagttgcccctagcaaccaatcagatttcacttttcattcctcgcagatttttagaaaaattttaggtggaatctgattggttgctagtagagatgagcgaacctgcctgATTTCTGGtttatacgaaccagaaatccgtcaggttcgctcatctctagttgctaggggcaactaagacaattctactttacaccagtttgataaatctccctcatagtcttTTTAGGGGAATTGGGTGGTGGGTCCTAACAAATAGACATGTTTTCTCTGATAATCCCACCATACTATTTTCACAAGTTTCATACTTGTTGTTCCAAGTTTCACCCTTTACATTGATTGCAGGTAATTGCAATTGATTATTAAATATCATTACAGCGAGGAGCACAGATACATTCCAATCGGGTGAATCGGATGAGTCAGACATGTAGAACACGAATCATACACTCGGTGAGAAGTTCATAATTACTTTCCTTAAGTCAATGGAAGCTCACTATACTAAACGTGATATGGGACGTCCAACTctgagatttttgtgatgtgaCACATCAGACATTGTTGATGAAGTCCATCATCCCATTACATTAGGTATATAAAGATGAGATTGCAAATTTCTAATAGTTTGGGATATTGCCTTTCTTCACGACACAGGACGAAATCATTGGCACCATGGGGAATAGAAAACGCTCCAATTGGATTTTACTTTTGTTCCTGTTTTTGCTCAAAGGTAAGAGCCACCACATTGGATTATCATTGTAAATAGAGATAAGAACAATTAGTAGCATCATTACAGTCATATCTAAGATATAGTTCATATGTAATTCATTCGAATGAAATTGAATTTTAACAAAGGACACAGAGATAAtattcaaaaataaaacaaacgGCAACAAAGTGGAGAGAAAATAATAGGCAAAACAAAGTTCAAAGAGAGCTGGCACTGATAGACTTTTTGGATGGGATTCAACTCACCTGGTGGTGCCCAGTTAACTGCTTCAAAAGCCATAAAGCAGATTTTGCAGCACTCACCGAATCTTgtgagatatagatatatattgcagtgataggctatgttcacacgttttttcagctccgtttaaaatgacatctgtcattttgagtctaaaataacggacgtcatttagctgtctgggtgcggcttaatttgtaaagttcattgaatttaatagtgaaaacggagaaagaactgtgaaaaaagaaaaactgtgtaaacaactaaaaaaaagtccgctgtctacaaaagacgtctgaaaataattgttatgatcattattttgacgtccgcggcaataacatccgttattcaatacattgtgtgcattggacgtccgtctttccattgacttcaatgcattgcagtcaggtaAATCATGGCAATACCGGACGCTATTTTAAATGGCAAAaccgtccgccttttctctatttttgacattgtgtgaacgaaCAAGTCCGTTACATCACTTACGGCTTTTTTAAGCCTAAAATAATAGGTGGGAATTTTATAGGACTTTCTGTATAAGGTTTGTAATTTTAGATAGGATACAAATATGaatagaaaaacaacaaaaactgaacataaaattacataaaacaataaaaaaacattcatgattatttttttaatttttttttagtgattAGTTTTTTTGTGATTATTGATTAAACGGAATCATTAAAAGTAATCACTCTATTAACCAATTTAATTGTATAATATAAATTCATCGCTATATGTTGGCTAGTAGTTCTCCATTGTTAAAGAATATAGGAGAACGAAATAAAAAGAGGTTACAAAGAAACAAGTCACCTAAGTAGAATCgtactgaacaaagaaaaaattcCAGGTTATGGTTCTAGATTAGTTCTAGATTTTGGGAGAAGCGCTGTGGATCCGGAGACTTATTGTCACATTTAGGGTATGTTAGAACAAGATTTGTTTTCGGCTGTATTTTTGGATGGTCATAAATTTAAAGCAATAATTATCAAAATATAGCCACATAGTCACcttaaaaaacattgtgtgaacatagcctataaatgaaGGCATGAACCTAGAGGGATGCCTATTCATTGTACAACTCCTACAGGTTAGTGGGTCTGAGATACAAGGTAACAACTAGGGACCcctttgttttctttctttcttgctcTTTCTGTGCTCACATTTTCTATATTGCTTTGTTTTCTATAATTTTTAAATAGTTTATTTTACTCTGTATATGCTCTTATATATTTCGACCATTCAAGGGATGTTTGAAGAGAATAAACAAAAATTAGAACCCAAAAAATGAAATAGGTTTGTCCTATGCACATTGGAAGTCCTGCTTTTAATTCTAATGTTTCTAatctgtttcatttttttaattcaattatttttttaatttcatttaaacatcccttgaagggatgaaatatacaaaaattacaacCAGAAAGTTTTCTTTGAGAACTGACGGCCAAGCGATCATTCACCCATCAGTTTTTCAAGGTTACCCGAGCATCTGAGCATGCTTACTCAACTCTAAATAATATTGAACAATTAAAATTTAACATGCATCAAGGTTGTTCCAAGCAATCAACATCACATGTTGGAAActataataaagtaataaatataaaataatttaaatGAGCACTggtattattgaaaaaaaaaaaaaaaaaatttgacagagAGACACATTAAAAGTTTTCATCTgacggggtctgagtgttcaaccCACAACCGATCTGCAAAACAAGTCGGGAGATCCATCAGCATGAGCTCTTATCAGCCAAATGTGCATGGAGGTGCTTGGTGGGTTGGACAGGAGCTCCTATCCTAGCGACTGGTTGTGGTTCAAGCAATTGGAACCATTTCTACCAGTCCTCTACCCATTGGTTGAGTACTGTTTTTTGGTGTAAAACTAAGGCTACAAGGTAAAAAGGTTATTCAGGATTAAATCAAGCACAGCTACTTTTATTTTGTTGTtgctaaaacagcaccacctttgtCTTCAGGTTAGGTGTagcattacaattcagctccattcacttcacttgATCTGAGCTACAAACCAAAAGGATAGAGGAGATGGATCTTCTGTAGGATCAGGGAGCAGGAGGAAGGTTCCTTTTATTTTAGCTCTTGTCCTGTTTTAAAGTGCTCTACCCAGAATGACTTGTTGGCAGCCTCCTGACACCAGACAATTGGGATACATAGGATACCAGCAGTCCTTCACCCCAACCTACGATCCCCACAATTCCATGGCAGTATACCCTACCTGGCCGATGCTGCAGCTCTCCATATTTCTTTGCCGTCTCTGGAGATCCCTGTACAAGCTGTAACATATAATTTAGTAAATGAACAATTATTAATGGCTTGCTAGAAATGTTAATTAGTGAATGTTTCTCTCAGTTATGGAAACACCCTACAAGTACTGTCAAACACGCTAAATTCTTCTAATGAAAAAGTCTAACGTGTAGCAGGGCACTAGGATGTGGTTTATGTTGTACTAGAGGCTTCTCAGGGGGCAGAGGGGATGTTGGACCTCCTTTGATTGCTGCCCCTGTAGAGGCACAACAATTTTAGAGGTTGCAATGCTCAAAAGTGGCACAAAAGCTTGGTGGTTACCTTAAAACAATGTTAGAAATTCCAACCCATGCCTACATTCTGTCCAGCTGTAGAAGATCACAGCAGGAGGTCCCAATATGCTGGGATTCCAAGATGTCAAGGTGCAATCCCCGCATGTTGGGACCTCCTGCTGCGATCTTCTACAGCTTCATTCACCGGTTCTCCAGGACAGACAGCAGGCGGCTACTTCATCCTTGTGTCTGGCAGTGTCGGGCTCGAAGCACGACCACCAGAGGAGCAGCTAAATTAGCCATCTCATTTTCTCTTTTACTTGCGGTTTCACACTATGTGCTCCTGACGGTGCTCTCTACCTTTTCAGTGATTACATTCTGTCCAGTGAATATTTCCTATGATCAAACCATGACTTTAATGGGTTTGGCTGAGATGTAGCTTCATGCCACTTTTATTGCTTagtgggcaattttttttttttttttattaccgacACTAGTAGGGTCTACTATGACTCACCTCCAAAATTACTCCCACAACGGCTAGTGTAACCACATTACTTTGCCACCTTTTAACAAGTCTAATAGCCCTCACCCACTGCTTACAGGAATATCTTAACTGGGTCTACTATCCAGACCAGATCGCAGATTCAAGTGGGTTTTTTAAACTGGTAAATTTACTAATAGAATAGGAAATAATTATTTGACCACTGcaacctccccccccacacacacacttgatCAGATACTTAAACATTTTCTATTATTCTATAATCTGTTTTAATTTTCtgactgtcatttttttatttcatttttttgtacattgttgcctgagctatttttaacagcacttactgatatgctttactgcaagacttatggacatagatgacaataaacagactctgtctccttgagatgaatgtgaaacattactgagcgcgctctgtgacctttgaagaggtcattccacagggagctgctattgtctccttaactgttgtcacatgacgctgtaatgctgaacagatcacttTATAGCTGCCTCCACCTATCACTTCAGACAAAACAGGAAGTTTTAGCTTAGCGTTTGCCCCAGTGGTGAGCGTGAAAATGGCAAGATCTTAGGGTTATCGTATACTATagataaaaaaattgaaaaatgtgaaaaatatcaccaaatattcttagaaaatatgtttaaagtaaaaacattatttaaacagtaTGTCCTTTTCtggtgacaccttccctttaggCAATATAAAAATCTATAATAAAGAATATGTTATAATGTATTGGAAACTATTTTTAAAGCTTATATAATATTGACTTCTATAACAATTAATACTGCAGGACCAAGCATTTGTAAAGCACAAGATACAACAGCAtcaactactgcagctccaaccagcacaactacatcatctacaactactgcagctccaactactactacatcatctaCAACTAGTGCAGCTCCAACCAGTACTACTACATCATCTACAACAACTACAGCTCCAACCAGCACTACTACatcatctacaactactgcagctccaactactactacatcatctacaactactgcagctccaactactactacatcatctacaactactgcagctccaactactactacatcatctacaactactgcagctccaaccagTACTACTACATCATCTACAACAACTACAGCTCCAACCAGCACTACTACatcatctacaactactgcagctccaactactactacatcatctacaactactgcagctccaactactactacatcatctacaactactgcagctccaactactactacatcatctacaactactgcagctccaaccagtactactacagcatctacaactactgcagctccaaccagcactactacatcatctacaactactgcagctccaaccagcactactacatcatctacaactactgcagctccaaccagCACAACTACAGCATcaacaactactgcagctccaactactactacatcatctacaactactgcagctccaactactactacagcatcaACAACTACTACAGCTCCAACCAGCACTACTACAGCATCTACAACTACTACAGCTCCAACCAGCACTACTACatcatctacaactactgcagctccaactactactacagcatcaACAACTACTACAGCTCCAACCAGCACTACTACatcatctacaactactgcagctccaactactactacagcatcaACAACTACTACAGCTCCAACCAGCACTACTACAGCATCTACAACTACTACAGCTCCAACCAGCACTACTACatcatctacaactactgcagctccaactactactacatcatctacaactactgcagctccaaccagCACTACTACAGCATCAACAACTACTACAGCtccaactactactacatcatctacaactactgcagctccaactactactacagcatctacaactactgcagctccaactactactacttcagcatctacaactactgcagctccaactactactacagcatcaACAACTACTACAGCtccaactactactacatcatctacaactactgcagctccaactactactacagcatctacaactactgcagctccaactactactacttcagcatctacaactactgcagctccaactactactacagcatctACAACTACTACAGCTCCAACCAGCACTACatcatctacaactactgcagctccaaccagcactactacatcatctacaactactgcagctccaaccagcactacatcatctacaactactgcagctccaaccagCACTACATCATCTACgactactgcagctccaaccagcactactacatcatctacaactactgcagctccaactactacatcatctacaacttctgcagctccaaccagcactactacatcatctacaactactgcagctccaaccagcactacatcatctacaactactgcagctccaactactactactacagcatcaACAACTACTACAGCTCCAACCAGCACTACTACatcatctacaactactgcagctccaaccagcactactacatcatctacaactactgcagctccaactactactacagcatttacaactactgcagctccaaccagcactacatcatctacaactactgcagctccaaccagcactactacagcatcaacaactactgcagctccaaccagcactactacatcatctacaactagtgcagctccaactactactacagcatctacaactactgcagctccaaccactactacatcatctacaactactgcagctccaaccagcactactacagcatcaacaactactgcagctccaaccagCACTACTACAGCATCAACAACTACTACAGCTCCAACCAGCACTACTACatcatctacaactactgcagctccaaatactactacagcatctacaactactgcagctccaaccagcactactacatcatctacaactactgcagctccaaccagCACTACTACAGCATCTACAACTACTACAGCTCCAACCAGCACTACTACatcatctacaactactgcagctccaactactactacatcatctacaactactgcagctccaactactactacatcatctacaactactgcagctccaaccactactacatcatctacaactactgcagctccaaccagCACTACTACAGCATCAACAACTACTACAGCTCCAACCAGCACTACTACatcatctacaactactgcagctccaactactactacagcatcaACAACTACTGCAGCTTCAACCACTACTACatcatctacaactactgcagctccaaccagcactacatcatctacaactactgcagctccaaccagtactactacagcatctacaactactgcagctccaaccagcactactacatcatctacaactactgcagctccaaccagcactactacatcatctacaactactgcagctccaaccagCACTACAGCATcaacaactactgcagctccaactactactacatcatctacaactactgcagctccaactactactacagcatctACAACTTCTGCAGCTCCAACCAGCACTACTACAGCATCAACAAGTACTGCAGCTCCAACCAGCACTACTACatcatctacaactactgcagctccaaccagcactactacagcatcaacaactactgcagctccaactactactacagcatctacaactactgcagctccaaccagCACTACTACATCATCTACAACTACTACAGCTCCAACCAGCACTACTACATCATCTACAACTACTACAGCTCCAACCACTACTACatcatctacaactactgcagctccaaccagcactacagcatctacaactactgcagctccaaccagCACTACAACATCATCTACAACTACTACAGCTCCAACCACTACTACatcatctacaactactgcagctccaaccagcactacatcatctacaacttctgcagctccaaccagcactactacagcatcaacaactactgcagctccaaccagttctactacagcatctacaactactgcagctccaaccagcactactacatcatctacaactactgcagctccaactactactacagcatctacaactactgcagctccaaccagcactacatcatctacaactactgcaACTTCAAGTACTACTACATCATCAACAACTAGTGCACCtccaactactactacatcatctacaactactgcagctccaaccagcactactacagcatctacaactactgcagctccaaccagcactactacatcatctacaactactgcagctccaactactactacatcatctacaactactgcagctccaaccagcactactacatcatctacaactactgcagctccaactactactacatcatcaacaactactgcagctccaaccaCTTCTACAGcatctacaactactgcagctccaactagtactacatcatctacaactactgcagctccaactactACTGCAGCATcaacaactactgcagctccaaccagcactactacatcatctacaactactgcagctccaactactACTGCAGCATCAACAActactgcatcatcatcatcttcagctCCGATTAGCACTGCGGCTTCAACCACTACTGCAGCATCAACAAGTACTGCAGTATCATCATCTGCAGCAACTCCAACCAGCACTGCTGCATCAACAACTACAGCAGCTCCAACCAGCAATGCAGCCTCAACAACTACAGCAGCTCCAACC
This genomic window contains:
- the LOC138766532 gene encoding mucin-2-like translates to MGNRKRSNWILLLFLFLLKGPSICKAQDTTASTTAAPTSTTTSSTTTAAPTTTTSSTTSAAPTSTTTSSTTTTAPTSTTTSSTTTAAPTTTTSSTTTAAPTTTTSSTTTAAPTTTTSSTTTAAPTSTTTSSTTTTAPTSTTTSSTTTAAPTTTTSSTTTAAPTTTTSSTTTAAPTTTTSSTTTAAPTSTTTASTTTAAPTSTTTSSTTTAAPTSTTTSSTTTAAPTSTTTASTTTAAPTTTTSSTTTAAPTTTTASTTTTAPTSTTTASTTTTAPTSTTTSSTTTAAPTTTTASTTTTAPTSTTTSSTTTAAPTTTTASTTTTAPTSTTTASTTTTAPTSTTTSSTTTAAPTTTTSSTTTAAPTSTTTASTTTTAPTTTTSSTTTAAPTTTTASTTTAAPTTTTSASTTTAAPTTTTASTTTTAPTTTTSSTTTAAPTTTTASTTTAAPTTTTSASTTTAAPTTTTASTTTTAPTSTTSSTTTAAPTSTTTSSTTTAAPTSTTSSTTTAAPTSTTSSTTTAAPTSTTTSSTTTAAPTTTSSTTSAAPTSTTTSSTTTAAPTSTTSSTTTAAPTTTTTASTTTTAPTSTTTSSTTTAAPTSTTTSSTTTAAPTTTTAFTTTAAPTSTTSSTTTAAPTSTTTASTTTAAPTSTTTSSTTSAAPTTTTASTTTAAPTTTTSSTTTAAPTSTTTASTTTAAPTSTTTASTTTTAPTSTTTSSTTTAAPNTTTASTTTAAPTSTTTSSTTTAAPTSTTTASTTTTAPTSTTTSSTTTAAPTTTTSSTTTAAPTTTTSSTTTAAPTTTTSSTTTAAPTSTTTASTTTTAPTSTTTSSTTTAAPTTTTASTTTAASTTTTSSTTTAAPTSTTSSTTTAAPTSTTTASTTTAAPTSTTTSSTTTAAPTSTTTSSTTTAAPTSTTASTTTAAPTTTTSSTTTAAPTTTTASTTSAAPTSTTTASTSTAAPTSTTTSSTTTAAPTSTTTASTTTAAPTTTTASTTTAAPTSTTTSSTTTTAPTSTTTSSTTTTAPTTTTSSTTTAAPTSTTASTTTAAPTSTTTSSTTTTAPTTTTSSTTTAAPTSTTSSTTSAAPTSTTTASTTTAAPTSSTTASTTTAAPTSTTTSSTTTAAPTTTTASTTTAAPTSTTSSTTTATSSTTTSSTTSAPPTTTTSSTTTAAPTSTTTASTTTAAPTSTTTSSTTTAAPTTTTSSTTTAAPTSTTTSSTTTAAPTTTTSSTTTAAPTTSTASTTTAAPTSTTSSTTTAAPTTTAASTTTAAPTSTTTSSTTTAAPTTTAASTTTASSSSSAPISTAASTTTAASTSTAVSSSAATPTSTAASTTTAAPTSNAASTTTAAPTSTVVSTTFASPTTTTASTTTASSSSSSATSTAASTTTAAATTSTVVSTTSAAPTTTTTTTTTTAASTTTASSSSSAAATSTTASTTTAAPTSTATSSITAARTSTTASTTIAASTTLAAPTSTAASTTTAAAPTSTVASTTSASTTTTAPSTTTAAASTSTVASTTATPTSTVASTTTDDPTSTAASTTTAAAPTSTAVSTTSAAPTSTAASTTTTVSSSSSSSAAPTSTAASTTMADPISTGTSTTTAVSTTSAATTSIAASTTTAAPTTSAVSTSTAVSSTSVAPTSTATSTTTAAPNSTTASTAAAPTSTAVSTATAATSTASSIATAAQSITATSITREAPTNTATSTSSVALTNTATSTSSVAPTNTATSTSSVSPTNTATSTSSVAPTNTATSTSSVTPTNTATSTSSVAPTNTATSTSSVAPTNTATSTSSVTPTNTATSTSSVAPTNTATSTSSVAPTNTATSTSSVAPTSTATSTTTVAVLTSKVSTIAAQTSTMASTTSPSPTTTGGSASTGTSTSSATTGGSTSTGTSASPATTGGSTSTGTSTSSATTGGSTSTGTSTTTETSATKGRSASTGTSTSSATTGGPASTGTSTSSATKGRSASTGTSTSSSTTGGSASTGISTSSAARGGSASTGISTTTAASTNTATATTTTTGTATSASTDTASATTTTTGVAAGTSLATTTSTAINVAGTGGRLPYWAIILIALAAVIVFLLGLYGLFAVLGLLYPGGFLSLGAGAVSGATNVVPTTAGDFPGTLTSYYPNKAYNPEPQSCSESQPSRNSPYYEPHGSINP